tagaagtaaaataaaataaacaagaacaaaattaaaataaattaaaaagaaaaacatttcataaggatctgatattctctatccgaattggagcactcgggtttcggttTCATGTGTGCGCGCAtgcaagtcataacgtgggtacgacaCGAAGTCCGCGTGAATAATTACGTAACAAactccccatttttcgtgaaatacatgggatccaccagatatcactgaagggaagaaaaaaaattattcggaaacaaagcactttttaaaaacgcgagctgaaaaaagcacctttaaaagcttttaaaaatgaaatccccaaaaaagcacctttaaatactttttacaaacgctacgcaccatgttacAAAAAAGATGCGAAATTTCCATCtaacacattttaaacaaaccagggtggccactcaaatcagatttaaaattttccttgctttttccaggttttccagataaaaatcttaaaatttccaggtttttgtttcttttttcttataaagtgtaggatatgtacaagaaaagtgtcggtattataaaatattttaataaattaaaaatattatttttttaacatatcatcttgaaaaaaattatttattttgacaatttggcAAGANAAAATGCTCTAAGacttgattttcttaaaaaataaaatatacaaaaaattcattaaataatttatgagtaAACAAGTTCACATAGATGGTTATATAGTCCTAGAgcctttattatttattttgtattcaagATTTGATACAGTGCTATAGAGACACCTAAATTGACATCACAGTCTATCaactaaaaatgtataaatactgAATCAGTGGCAACCGGTGATCAAGAAGACACTAACCACAacctttttaatacatttgagaaaaaaaatttgcatttttgaatattaatatgtcgcagtaataattaattaaaaacaaaagcaatgttttatttagaagtaaaataatgtaaatgtcTTGTTGTCATTAACcattattaagataatttattgattgataCAAGGCCAAAGATCTGGTTCAGCTCTAAGGCTAGAAAACCGTGTTGATATTTCATGGCAAACTATTAATcacagataaattttaaaaaaaataaaaaaaaccagaGGTTTCAGAAATTTAACATATCCAAGTAAGCAGGGGGAAACATCTTATAAAAAAGATGTGAAATTTTCATcctaacatattttaaataaacatattagaaacaaattttttttctacaaaatttgttgcaaaaaaacAAGGTTGCATTAATTATGtaaggcaattaataatttaataatggattattattaaatgttcaaTCTGAGAAATACAGAACAGTATTACTTCCTCATATTGATGCATTACTagtttaggaaataaaatgtattattagtggATATTTTCATACCAGTATCAGATTTTGCCAACTGAACAAGTGAAACTACCAggttgtatttcaaaaattatttctttcaggGTCACCCATAACACTAAAAGGGGAAGAATGAATTTCAAGAAATTGTCACAGTTTGTGACAAGGCATTAAGAACTTTAACTTCATCagatatatttatacaatttactcTTTCTCTTCCTTTTCATCGAAAAGCTACATGcacaatcattaaatatttatgtaatttatttttaattttcacttcctttccatcaaaaagtcaaatgcgctataatttttatctttattctcaCAAATGTCAGGTGAAAAtgcagttataatttaaaaataaaatttgaaatgtgatctacagtttgtctaaagtaagaactcccctagccattcatCTGGACCCGTgacggtgactatggtaacgaggtataactatttcaagtaggggtgagGGGTCACTGTTAAGGTCTTTTGGCTCGGGTTAGCGAGagaaagggattttttttttcagtctattGTGtaagccctagagtgaagagaagctaccttCCATGAAATGCACTATTCTTGTTTCAATAGCAGCAGAGGGCTTCAGATTTTGTGGAGGAGGGAGTTTGTACTGTAGACAAACTATTAGTAGTGCTATGCTTCTTAGCTGCaagtaattatgaaatatacaaTACACATAAATATACATGTGACAAGGGAGGTAGGAGAACATAGTGAAGTGTGACAGTAAAAGGAGGGtagacaaaaatatataaaatcaagtGTGTCAACATAATTTATGAGTAaccaatttttagaattaaaataagaataagacattattaaagaattaatctattattcttttaaaccaataaagtcataactaaattataatgcaggctgttcttattttattttgattagtgATCAGTTTGAAGTCaagaattaatgtattttaaactataaataagaattgaagagaattttataataggaGAAAGTACTTATTTCAGATACtcataagatttattttcaatacattgTATGCTATGAATAAAAGGAGATATTCGCGAATCGGCACCTCTGACAAAACAACCAGTATGAAAATATCCCCGAAAAAAACTAGATCATCAtgaataaagcataaatatagGTACATGAATAGGcatactatagttttttttctatagacaAAAACATTTTGGGCTATGATACTGAAGGTTTTTAATTAATGGTACCGAAACTAAAGTACTATGAAGTACAGCGCAATAAAGTActactttatttgaaaattttaatgttggtTACTTTAAcgtaaagcatttaaaaaggtaaaaattaattaaatatcatactATCTTTGATTTAGGAATACAAAATGTGCCCGTAAAGGATTTCAATTCTAAAGCTACATCAGCTTCATATTCAGAAGGCGGACACACGTCTAATCCAGGAATCAtcattttgaagataaattattgaaaacgaataaataattaaatttgaaactttagaATAATAAGGGGAAAGAACTTCACACAGTAATAACTTTGTATAACTTGCATTACCAACTtctgatttgaaatttatagcaCACAGAAGTGGAGAGCGCTATCGACTGCCTATTATTCTCCATCTTAATAACTGTTATGTGGCAAAGGAATTCTTTAAATATCGCTTTTGAACTCTCTAATTTATTCCCTAgcacaaaaaactattttaaaaatggacatGAGCAGTTTAGTTTCATCTATACTCAAAGGTTTATCGTAAAACTAATTCGAAACTGCTTTTGCAGTGAATCCTTTTAAACCTGGGTATTACAAAAATAGTCAGTCGGAAACTTTTCTGGAAAATAAACGAACAAAATAAACAGGTGATTACCATAAACAAAAAATCGGTGGAGGTGGATATGGTAAAAGACTAGTAGTTTCAGAAGCAGTTATTAGGGGGATGTTATTAgctattaaagttttataccATGGATATTGAAGCTGAAAAATCTAGTCTTTATGAAAACCACTCCTCTTCCTCAAGCTCAAAAAGCAAAGGATGCGGTATATTTACCATTCGTCgactaaaaagaattttaaaaattatattttcagctCACCTCAATATATGGTTGTTAGTATTAATTTGCTTGTTTGCTTTATTAGAACAATATCTTGTTTACAATGTTGGCATCATTCCTAGCGGCTTTTATAAAGTTCTGGGTGAAAAGGATTTGAACGGATTTTggttacaagttttgaaagcCTCTCTTATAATAATTGCCATCTGTTTTGTGATAAGttgcaaaaaatacataataaacgTGTTTTATGTTTCTTCCAGAGAAGTACTCACTGACAAACTCCATTCTATGTATTTCaacaagaatatattttatattatgaatacTTTTAAGTATGATTTTACTGACAATCCTGATCAACGAATTACACaagatattgataaattttgtaaacagtTTAGTTCTGTCATAAATCCCTTTGTTATATTCCCCTTTACTACAGCTTACTATTCATACAACTGTTATCAATCTACTGGCTGGATCGGCCCAGTGgggatttttttagtttttttaatttctgctgTTGCCAATAGATTGTTAATGAAGCCTATAATGaatcttattataaaacaagaaaaatgtgAAGGGAACTTTAGATTCAAGCACATGCACGTCCGTACGAATGCAGAGTCAATCGCATTTCAGGATGccaatttttcagaattttctcgATCAGAAAAGAAACTGTTGCAGTTGATTGGCACACAGCAGTCTCTTTATTTAAGAGAATTTCCATTAGATATTTcagttaatatatttagttacatCGGAAGTGTTATAAGCTATTTAATACTTGCTTTACCTATTTTCACTGggaaatatgataatttaactCCTCCAGAACTTAGTGCCCTAATTAGTGTAAATGCTTTTGTATCAATTTATTTGATATCTTGTTTTTCAAGCATTATAAACATATCAACAACTATAGGTGAGTTAGGAGGGTTGATTCATCGAGTTTGTGAAATATTAG
The nucleotide sequence above comes from Parasteatoda tepidariorum isolate YZ-2023 chromosome 6, CAS_Ptep_4.0, whole genome shotgun sequence. Encoded proteins:
- the LOC107441528 gene encoding lysosomal cobalamin transporter ABCD4: MDIEAEKSSLYENHSSSSSSKSKGCGIFTIRRLKRILKIIFSAHLNIWLLVLICLFALLEQYLVYNVGIIPSGFYKVLGEKDLNGFWLQVLKASLIIIAICFVISCKKYIINVFYVSSREVLTDKLHSMYFNKNIFYIMNTFKYDFTDNPDQRITQDIDKFCKQFSSVINPFVIFPFTTAYYSYNCYQSTGWIGPVGIFLVFLISAVANRLLMKPIMNLIIKQEKCEGNFRFKHMHVRTNAESIAFQDANFSEFSRSEKKLLQLIGTQQSLYLREFPLDISVNIFSYIGSVISYLILALPIFTGKYDNLTPPELSALISVNAFVSIYLISCFSSIINISTTIGELGGLIHRVCEILDAMVPKDKKETSDKEFEGGCILKPKALESFEMEKEPAIQLSNVTFCAPRDSKTLLYDLSLEIKIGTNMLITGNSGSGKTSLFRVIKGLWPILEGHIIRKLPFHPSTIFFLPQHPLLSDGSLIEQLVYPLGITGGSQFQKNEEFINRVISYLRFVDLEHLLEKVGLFDEVEWNWYDVLSPGEMQRLSFVRLFCHRPKLAFLDEATSSIGLQLEEKLYRKCMELGITLISIGHRSSLAQFHNSFLHLDGEGGWTFNLTPVTEL